The Saccharothrix violaceirubra genome segment CGGCGGGCCTGGACCTGACGCCGGTGTTCGCGGTTCCGGAAACCACCTATCACACGGCCAAGCGCCGCGTCCGCGACCAGGATCACGGCCTGGACCAGGCGTTGGACCGCACGCTCCTCCAGCTCGCCGAGGCCGCGCTGGAGGACGCGCACCCGGTGCGCCTGGAACTGCCGCTGCGCAACGTGAACCGGACCGTCGGTACGTTGCTCGGCGCCGAGGTGACACGCAGGTTCGGCGGCGACGGCCTGCCCGACGACACGATCCACGTGACGTTCACCGGCTCGGCGGGGCAATCGCTGGGCGCGTTCCTGCCCCGTGGCGTGACGCTGGAGATGGTCGGCGACGCGAACGACTTCGTCGGCAAGGGGCTGTCCGGCGGACGGGTCGTCGTGCGACCGCACCCCGACGCGCCGTTCGCGGCCGAACAGCAGGTCATCGCGGGCAACGTGATCGGCTACGGCGCCACGTCCGGCGAGATCTTCCTGCGTGGACGGGTCGGCGAGCGGTTCTGCGTGCGCAATTCCGGTGCGCTGGTCGTGGCGGAAGGCGTGGGCGATCACGCGTTCGAGTACATGACGGGCGGATGTGCCGTCGTGCTCGGCCCGACCGGGCGCAACCTGGCCGCGGGCATGTCGGGCGGCATCGCGTTCGTGCTCGACCTCGATCCGGCGTCGGTCAACCGAGCCCTGGTCGAGCTGCAACGCCCCGGCGGCGAGGACCTGCGCCGGCTGCGCGAGATCGTCGAACGCCACCACCGGTTCACCGGTTCCGCGGTCGCGGCGTCGCTGCTGGGCGACTGGCCGCGGCGGTCCGCGTCGTTCACCAAGGTCATGCCCGGCGACTACCAGCGCGTGCTCGAAGCGATGACGCTTGCCCGTGCGGAAGGCCGCGACGTCGACCAGGCGATCATGGAGGCTTCCCGTGGCTGACCCGTACGGTTTCCTCAAGAACACCCGTGCCGACGCGAAGAAGCGTCCCGCCGATGAACGACTCGGTGACTGGCGTGAGGTCTACGCCGCCGCACCCGTCGAAGTCCGCGACGCCGAGGTCCGCACGCAGGCGACCCGGTGCATGGACTGCGGCATCCCGTTCTGCCACTCGGGGTCGGCGGGTTGCCCGCTGGGCAACCTGATCCCCGAGTGGAACGACCTGGTGCGGCGTGGCGACTGGGCGCAGGCGTCCGACCGGTTGCACGCCACCAACAATTTCCCCGAGTTCACCGGGCGGTTGTGCCCGGCGCCGTGCGAGGCCGCGTGCGTGCTGGCGGTGTCCGACATGTCCGGCGGCGCGGTTGCGATCAAGCGTGTCGAGCAGGCGATCGCGGACGTGTCGTGGGAACAGGGCCTGGTCCAGCCGTCGCAGTCGCAGGTGTCGTCCGGCCGTCGGGTGGCCGTGGTCGGTTCCGGTCCTGCCGGGCTGGCGGCGGCGCAGCAGCTGACCCGGGCCGGGCACGAGGTGACGGTGTTCGAGCGCGACGACCGGCTCGGCGGGCTGCTGCGGTACGGCATCCCCGAGTTCAAGATGGAGAAGAAGGTCCTCGATCGGCGGTTGGCGCAGCTCCGCAAGGAGGGCACCCGGTTCGTGACGGGGTGCGAGGTGGGCGTCGACCTGACCGTGGAGCAGTTGCGGGAGCAGTTCGACGCGGTGGTGCTCGCGGTGGGCGCGTTGCGGGGGCGTGACGACCGGACCACGCCGGGGCGCGAGCTGGACGGTGTCCACCTCGCCATGGACCACCTGGTGCCGGCGAACCGGGCATGTGAGGGCGATGGCGTGCCGGAGATCGACGCGGCGGGCAAGTACGTCGTCATCATCGGCGGCGGCGACACGGGCGCGGACTGCTACGGCACCGCCATCCGCCAGGGTGCGCTGTCGGTGCTTCAGCTCGACCAGTACCCGCAGCCGCCTTCGCGACGTGACGACACACGCTCGCCGTGGCCGGTGTGGCCGTGGATTCTGCGTACGTACGCCGCGCACGAGGAGGGTGGCGAACGGCGGTTCGCGGTCGCCGTGGAGGAGTTCGTCGGCGACCCCGACGGGCATGTGCGGCAGATCCGGCTGCGCAAGGTGCGCGTGGAGAAGGACGCGTCGGGTCGGCGGACCGTCGTGCCGACGTCCGAGGAGGCCGAGCTCCTGCCCGCCGACCTGGTGCTGCTCGCGATCGGGTTCGAAGGCGTCGAGCGGATGCCGTTGCTCGACGGGTTGGGCATTCCGTTGACCGCGCGGGGCACGATCGGGTGCGGGTCGGACTGGCAGACGCGGGCGCCTGGCGTGTTCGTGTGCGGTGACGCGCACCGTGGCGCGTCGCTGGTCGTGTGGGCGATCGCGGAGGGGCGGTCGGTGGCCAACGCGGTGGACCGCTACCTGACCGGTTCGTCCAACCTCCCGTCCCCGGTGATCCCGAACCAGTTGCCGCTCGCGGTCGTGTGACCGGTTCGCCGGCGGTGACCGTGATCGTCGCCATGACCGTCACGGGCACGTCGTCTCGTCGCAGTCGCCGTGACGGTGACGGTCACCGTCACGGCGCCTCATCCGAAGCCGACGCGGTCGGTCCAGAAGTCGAGCAGGTCGCGGTCACCGAGGACGTCGACGTCCTCGGTGCCGCGTCGGTGGTAGAGGTGCAGAAGCAGATCCGTCACCGCACCCCGGACCTCGACCGCCGCCTTCTCGTGCGCATGATGCACCGAGATCACCTCGCCGGTGAGGTCGGCCAGCCATTCTGCGTCGGTGTCGGTCGCGTGGAAGTGCAAAGTCCGACCGGGCCCGAGCAGTTCGCGCTTGGTCGGGTCGTGTTCGAGGTGCCACGGCAACGCCATGAGGTCCATCCACTCGTCCACGCCGTCGACCGCGACGTCCGTCGCGAGTACGAACTCCTGCCCGAGCGCGAGTACGGCGTCCGCACGGTGCACGACGGTCTCGTGTGCGAACCGCCGCGCCCAGAACCGCATCCCGCCCGGTGCGACGCTCCACACCGGACCGTCGACCCCGGCTTCGGCCAGGGCGTCCGACAACTGCCGCGCACCTTCGGCGAGCCAGGCATCGACGTCCTCGGGAAGCGGACCGCCGACATCGCGGACGTCGGCGTCGTCGAGCGGTCCGGCACGCCGCGCGCGGACGATCTCGTCCACCCACCGGTGCCCGGCGCCGACGTGCCGGACCAGGTCGCGGACCGTCCACCCCGGACAGCTCGGCACGGCGATGCCCATATCGGCTCCGGCAACGGCCTCACGCAACAGGTCGGTCTGGACGACGATCTCCTCGCGATGCCGGTCGAACATCAGTTCGGTCATGAGTGCACGGTATCGGCTCGACCCGCCCGCGCCCGGAGGTCCGCTTCGGCAGGCTGGCCGCTCGCCGCACAGGTCGGTGGTCGGTCGTCGATCACTGCGCCGTCATCGACACACCACCCCGCGACACTGACTCCGCTGTGCGGGTGGAGCCGGACATGGCACACGTCCCGTGACGCCGACAGGGAAACGTGCCACCGGCCGCGACACTCTCACTCGACATGCACGCTGTCGGTGACACGCACATGTCGACGAGTCGGCCCGGTGTCGTCGCCGCCGTTCTCTTCCCGTCATCGTCGGTCGACTGGGCCACGTCCGCGGAACCCGGTCACGATCCCAGGGCGCGGACCATCGGTCCGTATCGTGCCGACCCGCCACAACCGGACCGCTGGTCCGTTTCTGTCGCGATCAGTGGACCTCTCGCATCTCACGGACCTCGCGTACGGATCGAATGCGCCCGACCGCGAACTCGTGGTGCTCACCGCGCGGTTCCAGGCTCGCCTTCAGGTTGCCCGCCGCGTGGTCGACCGGTGTGATCACGTGCTTCGTCGTGGTACGCGGACCGTGCGCGAAATCGATCTCGACACACGTGCGTGTCACCAACGCGTCCGCGAGCAACGCCACCTCCGAGTCACGCAGGACGAGCGACTCATCGCGCAACATGCGTGCGGTCCCGGCCCGACGCAGGTCCGCACGCAACGGCGTCGCGCGTGATCGTTCGCGGCCGGACAGTGCGAGTGCCAGCGCGGTCAACTCGCGGTCGGCCAGGGGGATGGTCCTCGATCGCGGCGGCGGAGGCGCGGGTTCGCCGCGTTCGCGAGGCGCGCGTTCGATGGTCGCCGTGCCGTCCACGCCTGTCCCGCTTGGTGCGTAGCCCGCCGCCCGCAGCCGGGCGAGGGTCTCCTTCACCGGCTTGGCCGACGCGAGCACGGTCGGTGCCAGCGCCTCCAACGACAACGTTGTCAACCTCGGGTGCTCGAGAAGCTCCAAAAGCAGGTCCCGGTCGTCGGACCGGACGCAACACGCCACGGCGGTCACCGTCACGCGCCCGTGTCGCCGCGCGACGGAACGCACGAGCGTGTCCAGCTCCGGGGGGACGTCGCCGACCTGGGACAGTTCCGCGAGTACACGCACGGAGTCGCGTCCCGTGTCCAAGGCGCGACGCACCGACTGTTCCGTGAACCGCCAGTACACGCCGTCGTGTTCCGCGCACCGTCCGAGTACCCGGCCCAGTGCACGGTTCGGCAATCCGCGCACGGCGACGCTCAGGTCGGGCAGGAACCGCACGCGCGACACTTCGGCGTGCACGTACTGGTCGGCGGCCTCGTCGACGACACCGTCCAGCGCCGCCTTGCCGAGTCCGGTGAGAGCGCCCGACGCGATCAATCCCACCTCCTCGGCCTCGGTGAGCACGACCGCGGTGCCGCGTCGTGACCACACGAGGTCGGCCACCGCCTCGTCCCGGTCCGCGAACGCCGTGCCGTCGGCGAGCTCGGCGTGTCGCGCGACAACGCTCCGGTGACGGCTGTCCGCGAGCCACGCGGTGACGAGACGTGCCAGCCGGACGGCGGGGTGCGCGTCCGCCCATGCGTCGGCCCAGGACGTGGGCAGCACGCGGTCGTCGACCGTGGCGAGCAACCCGGCGCGCGACGCGAGCGTGTACCTAAACCGGGCCGTGTGCGGATTCGCGTCACGCGCACCGGGCAGTGAACGCGAATCGGTACGGTGCACATCGCAGTGTTCGAGTAGCCGTCCGATCCCCTCGACGAGCGCGGTCGCCGCTTCTGTCGCGGCGTTGTCGACGGTCGCGCGATCGACGGAAACGCGACGTGGTGCGCGTGGCGCGGACGTGATCCGACGTGGTTTCGCGGTCGGCCGCCGATCGGGGATCGTGCGCAGAGCGTCACCATCCGGCCAGACCAGCGCACACGTGCGCAACTCGGTCAGCGCCCGTCTGAGATCCGACCGCGACGCCTTGCCGGTGCAGCGCAACCGGTGTGCGACCGCGTCCGCGGTCGCGTCGGAGCCGAGTGCGACCACCGTGTCCAGGACGTCGAGACATCCCTGGTCAAGGGTGTCGACGGCACGGTCGACCGATGTCGGTTCCAGCAGGGCTTCGGCGAGTGCCCGCAGGGTGTGCGGCCTGGTGGCCGCGGCGTCCGGGCGCCGTGTCAGCACGTCGCGCAGGTGTCCGAAGTCGAGTGCTGTCAACCAGACCGCGAGCGCGGTTGTCCTTCCCACCGCGCTGATTATGCACAGTCGGTGACCGGCGGGCGTGCGGAAAACGTAAGCTGACACCGTGGAATTCACCGGGTTCGGCGAATATGCCGTCGACTTCTTCGACGGACTCGTGGGGGACAACTCGAAGGCGTACTGGGACGACCACAAACAGGTGTACCTGTCCGACGTGCGGGCTCCGATGGAGGCCCTGCTCGCCGTCCTCGAACCGGAGTTCGGCAGGGGGAAGGTCTTCCGTCCATACCGCGACGTGCGCTTCTCCCGCGACAAGACGCCGTACAAGGACCACTGCGGAGGTGTCGTCGAGTTGGGGCGCGGTGGCGGCGCGCACTACGTGCAGCTGGGCACCGAAGGGCTGTTCGTCGCGGGCGGGTCGTTCGCGATGGCGTCGGATCAACTGAGCCGGTACCGCGAATCCGTCGCGGACGACGTGCGCGGCGGCGTGTTGCGGACGCTGATCGCCGACCTCGTCGGGCGTGGCTGGGAGCTGCGCGGCGACGTGCTCAAACGCGCGCCGCGCGGCTTCCCGCCCGATCACCCGCGCATCGACCTGCTCAAGTACCGCCGGATCTACCTGGCACGCACCTGGCCGCCGGACGACCTGCTGCACGAACCCGGCTGCCTGGACCGCGTCCGCTCCGCGTGGCGCGAGCTGAACCCGCTGGTCGAGTGGTGTGCCGACCACATCGGTCTCACCGGGATCGGATTCCGCTGACCACCCGGTAGGCCAACCAGCCCAGGCCGATGCCGGCCACGTCGGTGAGTCCGTCGACGACGTCGGCACTGCGGCCCAGCACGATCAGCAGGCCCTGGAGGACTTCCGACAGCACGGCGTAACCGACGAGTCCGACGAGCACGGGCGTGCGGGGCAGCGCGAACAGCCCGGTGACGGCCAACAACGCGAACAGTCCGAGGTGGACGATCTTGTCCATGCCCGGCCACGAGGACGGGACACCGGACTGCGGCATGAACAGCACGACGACGCTGAGCGACAACGCGGCCACGAACGGAAGGAATCTCGGCGACACCACGCCGATTCTCCCCGCACCCCGCAGATTACCCACGGGTACATCCTGATCGGTCCAGTGACACGTACTACGCTCTCGTCACGTGAGTCGACGCGCGAAGATCGTCTGTACGCTGGGTCCTGCCACCGCGACCGAGGACAAGGTCAACGAGCTGGTGGCAGCCGGCATGGACGTGGCCCGGATGAACTTCAGCCACGGCAGCCATGCCGACCACAAGCAGGTCTACGACCTGGTCCGCGCGGCTGCGGACCGGACGGGCCGCGCGGTGGGCATTCTCGCCGACCTCCAGGGACCGAAGATCCGCCTCGGCAGGTTCGCGCACGGCCCGGTCGAGTGGCGCACCGGCGACATCGTCCGGGTGACGGTCGAGGACGTGCAGGGCACGCACGACCGGGTCTCCACCACCTACAAGCAGCTCGCCAACGACGCCAAGGTCGGCGACCGGCTGCTGGTCGACGACGGCAAGGTCGGCCTCGTGGTCACCGCCATCGAGGGCCCGGACGTGGTGTGCGAGGTGACCGAGGGCGGCCCGGTCAGCAACAACAAGGGCCTGTCGCTGCCGAACATGGACATCTCCGTGCCCGCGCTGTCCGACAAGGACATCGAGGACCTGGAGTTCGCCCTGCATTTGGGCGTGGACTTCATCGCGCTCTCGTTCGTGCGTTCGCCCGCCGACATCGATCTGGTCCACCAGATCATGGACCGGGTCGGCCGCGGTCGGCGGCCGGTGATCGCCAAGATCGAGAAGCCCGAGGCCGTCGACAACCTCGAGGCGATCGTGCTCGCGTTCGACGGCGTGATGGTCGCCCGCGGCGACCTGGGCGTGGAGTTGCCGCTGGAGCACGTGCCGCTGGTGCAGAAGCGCGCGATCCAGATCGCCCGCGAGAACGCCAAGCCGGTGATCGTGGCGACCCAGATGCTCGACTCGATGATCTCCAACTCGCGGCCCACCCGCGCCGAGACGTCCGACGTGGCGAACGCCGTGCTCGACGGCGCCGACGCGCTGATGCTGTCCGGCGAGACGTCGGTCGGCCGGTACGCGATCGAGTCGGTCAAGGTCATGGGCCGGATCATCGAGGCGGTCGAGACCGAGTCGGTCGAGGTGCCGCCGCTGACGCACGTGCCGCGCACGAAGCGTGGCGTGATCTCGTACGCGGCGCGTGACATCGGCGAGCGCCTGAACGCGAAGGCGCTGGTCGCGTTCACGCAGTCCGGTGACACCGTGCGACGGCTCGCCCGACTGCACACGCCGTTGCCACTGCTCGCGTTCACGCCGGAGCAGAGCGTGCGCAGTCAGCTTGCTCTCACGTGGGGTACCGAGACGTTCCTCGTGCCTAAGGTGGACTCGACGGACGAGATGGTCCGGCAGGTGGACTCGTCCATGCTGTCGATCGGCCGGTACC includes the following:
- a CDS encoding glutamate synthase subunit beta, which produces MADPYGFLKNTRADAKKRPADERLGDWREVYAAAPVEVRDAEVRTQATRCMDCGIPFCHSGSAGCPLGNLIPEWNDLVRRGDWAQASDRLHATNNFPEFTGRLCPAPCEAACVLAVSDMSGGAVAIKRVEQAIADVSWEQGLVQPSQSQVSSGRRVAVVGSGPAGLAAAQQLTRAGHEVTVFERDDRLGGLLRYGIPEFKMEKKVLDRRLAQLRKEGTRFVTGCEVGVDLTVEQLREQFDAVVLAVGALRGRDDRTTPGRELDGVHLAMDHLVPANRACEGDGVPEIDAAGKYVVIIGGGDTGADCYGTAIRQGALSVLQLDQYPQPPSRRDDTRSPWPVWPWILRTYAAHEEGGERRFAVAVEEFVGDPDGHVRQIRLRKVRVEKDASGRRTVVPTSEEAELLPADLVLLAIGFEGVERMPLLDGLGIPLTARGTIGCGSDWQTRAPGVFVCGDAHRGASLVVWAIAEGRSVANAVDRYLTGSSNLPSPVIPNQLPLAVV
- a CDS encoding maleylpyruvate isomerase family mycothiol-dependent enzyme gives rise to the protein MTELMFDRHREEIVVQTDLLREAVAGADMGIAVPSCPGWTVRDLVRHVGAGHRWVDEIVRARRAGPLDDADVRDVGGPLPEDVDAWLAEGARQLSDALAEAGVDGPVWSVAPGGMRFWARRFAHETVVHRADAVLALGQEFVLATDVAVDGVDEWMDLMALPWHLEHDPTKRELLGPGRTLHFHATDTDAEWLADLTGEVISVHHAHEKAAVEVRGAVTDLLLHLYHRRGTEDVDVLGDRDLLDFWTDRVGFG
- a CDS encoding helicase-associated domain-containing protein; this translates as MGRTTALAVWLTALDFGHLRDVLTRRPDAAATRPHTLRALAEALLEPTSVDRAVDTLDQGCLDVLDTVVALGSDATADAVAHRLRCTGKASRSDLRRALTELRTCALVWPDGDALRTIPDRRPTAKPRRITSAPRAPRRVSVDRATVDNAATEAATALVEGIGRLLEHCDVHRTDSRSLPGARDANPHTARFRYTLASRAGLLATVDDRVLPTSWADAWADAHPAVRLARLVTAWLADSRHRSVVARHAELADGTAFADRDEAVADLVWSRRGTAVVLTEAEEVGLIASGALTGLGKAALDGVVDEAADQYVHAEVSRVRFLPDLSVAVRGLPNRALGRVLGRCAEHDGVYWRFTEQSVRRALDTGRDSVRVLAELSQVGDVPPELDTLVRSVARRHGRVTVTAVACCVRSDDRDLLLELLEHPRLTTLSLEALAPTVLASAKPVKETLARLRAAGYAPSGTGVDGTATIERAPRERGEPAPPPPRSRTIPLADRELTALALALSGRERSRATPLRADLRRAGTARMLRDESLVLRDSEVALLADALVTRTCVEIDFAHGPRTTTKHVITPVDHAAGNLKASLEPRGEHHEFAVGRIRSVREVREMREVH
- a CDS encoding DUF2461 domain-containing protein produces the protein MEFTGFGEYAVDFFDGLVGDNSKAYWDDHKQVYLSDVRAPMEALLAVLEPEFGRGKVFRPYRDVRFSRDKTPYKDHCGGVVELGRGGGAHYVQLGTEGLFVAGGSFAMASDQLSRYRESVADDVRGGVLRTLIADLVGRGWELRGDVLKRAPRGFPPDHPRIDLLKYRRIYLARTWPPDDLLHEPGCLDRVRSAWRELNPLVEWCADHIGLTGIGFR
- a CDS encoding VanZ family protein, which codes for MVSPRFLPFVAALSLSVVVLFMPQSGVPSSWPGMDKIVHLGLFALLAVTGLFALPRTPVLVGLVGYAVLSEVLQGLLIVLGRSADVVDGLTDVAGIGLGWLAYRVVSGIRSR
- the pyk gene encoding pyruvate kinase, with amino-acid sequence MSRRAKIVCTLGPATATEDKVNELVAAGMDVARMNFSHGSHADHKQVYDLVRAAADRTGRAVGILADLQGPKIRLGRFAHGPVEWRTGDIVRVTVEDVQGTHDRVSTTYKQLANDAKVGDRLLVDDGKVGLVVTAIEGPDVVCEVTEGGPVSNNKGLSLPNMDISVPALSDKDIEDLEFALHLGVDFIALSFVRSPADIDLVHQIMDRVGRGRRPVIAKIEKPEAVDNLEAIVLAFDGVMVARGDLGVELPLEHVPLVQKRAIQIARENAKPVIVATQMLDSMISNSRPTRAETSDVANAVLDGADALMLSGETSVGRYAIESVKVMGRIIEAVETESVEVPPLTHVPRTKRGVISYAARDIGERLNAKALVAFTQSGDTVRRLARLHTPLPLLAFTPEQSVRSQLALTWGTETFLVPKVDSTDEMVRQVDSSMLSIGRYQPGDLMVVVAGSPPGTVGSTNLIRVHRLGEEDHA